The window CATGTAAATTGTGAAGAGTCGTACAAACTGGTGATTTCTTATGTTTATGATTGTCTACTTCCATGAACAAGTGCAAAAGCTCCATGTTAGTTTTACAGCTTGTCCAAATGATTGCCATTGACATCAATATTCATGAATCAAGTTATTCAAGATGACAAACAACAGTGGTTTATTGAAATACATAAACTTGAATATCGTCCCTCATCTAAACTTCATGGTTCATCATATGGAAGAACCATGTTCTGATATTTAGTGCTGCCAAAATCATGTCAATCATtggtaaaacaaaacaaaaaaaaatcaatgtggAAGTCATATGTACTGAAATAGCTGGTATTGTTATTGGGAGAGCTGATCATCATAATTAGGTAACTAAATTTAATAGACCATatcctatatattatttacaaagTGATTTTACTCTTGTTATTTTTACAATCAATTTCACTAAAAAAATGTGACATGTCACACTAAAAAAATGACGTGACATATGGCTTAATGTGACACTAAGTTAAGATCTGCGCCTTATGAgggataaatattatatatataaattattttacgtattatatttttttaacatattatgaaataataaatatatatttaataattaaaaaatcagtaactattacttacataattaaaaagtcattaataatgtatttatggttagtttaataaaaggtttattatatatttagatggacaacctattttttttaagtattctaagaatcattctagtgatgacacgtggctataaaaaatgttgtaatgcttctcaattaatatataagggatcgACAAAAACATTTAATTAGATATTATTTACAAAGTGATTTTACACATGTCATATGTACAATCAATTTCACTAAAAAATGTGACATTGACAAGaacatttaatgttgatttatatttttattaaagtttttaGAATATAGTAATAAACCATTCATcattattatcattattaaagtagatctattcaaatataatattaaataatataataatataaatataataatatttttaaaatttcaaaatattatttaattatattttattataatatatttattactaaaatattttcaaaattttaaacatttttctaaaatttataaattttaatcataataccatttgtttctttttttggttaacATACCATTTGTTTCCTTTTGATATCTAAAACTACTGtttagaattattattttttcttaactataaaagtttattaacaaaattcaacttttaatttaaaattttaatgatgcACATTGTGCAGGAAAACACTTAGTAATAAGATATATAGTCTAGACaaacaaaagaatatttaaTTGTTACCAAAATAATTCTTAGACCATTAAAACGTTGACCCAACAATGGTTTGGCACTACCGACAACtaattatatgtatacataGTCATGATCTAATTTTTTCTAACTGTTAAATTGTAGTAACTGTAATATTAgtcaaagataaaaaaaaaaggctaatttgtagttgaaatatattttctattttgttaaaaatgaaaatctCTCTTGGATTCTTGACTTTTTCTTTTGACATGTGTAGAATTCTAAGATTTTTTTCTGAGCTTTTTCGATGATGAACATATCTCTTAATAAACAAAATCTGTAGAAATTGAAGACACTACTTTTGACCAAGACTCATATAAATAAAGCATTTcgacttcttcttttttcacaACAAAATTGACAGAGAAAATAATGAATATCAGACAAACTTTTGTGATGTTGTTTCTTGTAGTAGTATTAGTAACGTCGTCGTTGTCCAACTCCAACGTTTTCGCATCACGGGGTATGTTGTAAATTGTTCATTGTTCATCTCtcttttgatcatttttaaaAGTAACTTTCTGAAtgtttcgtttttaaaaattttacaaCATAATTAACATTAAGAAATAAATCATGAATACCACAAAAACTtgtctgatattttttttgtagtgatgTCGGCAAATCCATTCTCCAATTCCACCGTACTGGCTTCACCGGGTAtgttttttagttatataatatatCTGGTCATTCTAAAGATAAGtgattatttacatataatatttAGAGAACAAAAAATTGTAAAACCGATTAATTAGATGCATATGGGTACGTTTAAGTCTATTTCCTTTAAAATTACAAGAGTATGCTCTTCGTACATCACATCCGTTCTCAACTAAACATTTGGCAAAAGCCCTTTCtcagaaaaaaataacatttggTTTCCCATTTCccacaaatttattttttgaatacatttatttcatatttgatttCCCTTAACATAAGTTGAATATGTGTTGCAGGCGTCGAGGCAACGCCATCTCAGATTCACATTTGCTATAAACCTTGTACAAAAACTTACGGTGTTTATCCATGCTACGATGACTGCCTAAGCAAAAATTTTGATGATGGAAATTGTGAATATAATGGACTTTGTTGCTGCACATAATGATAAAAAGTCGTCATCCCAAATGCTTGGCAATCCTTGGTTATGAGTAAACTGGCAAATTTGAGCGTTTGAGTTATGCTTTGTTATATTAAAAGGTTATGCTTTTCTAATAGCAGATTTGTAAACcttttaatgaaataaaacttattttattatatcatcGCTTACATAACTTTAGTTATTTCTATtgacaattatattttataaccaaactAGTACTGTTTTAACTTTGTTCGATGCAAATGCCAAAAAACAACATTTACTGAGGTTAAAGtcaaataaaatatagtattaataaaatattttaatatcctttacatatttttgaaaaagtcAATATCATAAAGCCAGTTACAAAAAGATAAGTCAATATCACAAAGGACAACAAGTTAATGCCGCTAGATCATCTAATCTCCATGGTTCATCATATCGAAGATCAATATTTCTGGAGCTAGAGAGAGGAACCATAAGTTTAGTCAAAGAACTG is drawn from Brassica rapa cultivar Chiifu-401-42 unplaced genomic scaffold, CAAS_Brap_v3.01 Scaffold0576, whole genome shotgun sequence and contains these coding sequences:
- the LOC103865972 gene encoding defensin-like protein 58; the protein is MNIRQTFVMLFLVVVLVTSSLSNSNVFASRVMSANPFSNSTVLASPGVEATPSQIHICYKPCTKTYGVYPCYDDCLSKNFDDGNCEYNGLCCCT